The sequence GACAGGGCCATTTAAGCTGCAAAATCCAGGCTTTGGTTTACACTacttaacaatgtctggattttgcaattcaggccTGAACACTACCAGAAAGCTGTAATAAGACCTCAATTTTACTATAAGATAGGTTTGAAAACTCTCTATGCTCCCACCTGCCATGCAGCAGGTTGGGGTGTGACTACTATATGTATTGAAACTAGTGTCTGGCTGCCATTGCTGTCCAGTCTCTAGGAAGGCATGATCCCATGAGTATACGGCCTGTGAAATAGCATTGGAGGGCATAGTCCCGATCACTTGTGGGAATCAAAAGGgggactttaaaaaataaaataaataatggggttGAACAGATCcgtcccctgctcccccacccacAGCCCCACCCTTGCTTagcaggtgggggctattaaatttATACAAGGGTCATAGGATCCCCAACAGCCCTCACCTATAGATGGTGGGTGGGGATCCTAATTATAATATTCAGTACGGAGGACCTAGTGTCTCAGCCTCCACCCATAGGTGGGGAGTGGACTCAAAATTATTTATGGGGAGTGGATATGCCATTGTCCCCCACCATTAAATATTGTCATGCCCTCACCCCCAGGTGGCTTGGGGTCCTTAGTCCCACCTCTATAGCAACCTCCCATTAAAATTAAAGAACCCTACCTATCCTCCCACCCTAATAATAGTTGAAACTGCAATAAAACAAatacctctttaaaaaaaagtgttatttttttcaaactcttcttcagcccaaaaaagggcaaattaaaATCCAGGATTTTTGATGCAACTAatggaaaataaacaaacaaaacaaacatgaaaTGCACAAAATAATAAATGAGAACAATAATAAGGAGGTTAAGGGAAACTACATATTCACTGcacttagaccacttcattgaaacgAAGTGGTCTGGCCTCTGGGTGCATAATGTGGCCCCTTAACAGCCTTTGGGAAATAAGAAAAAAGTTATGAAGGCAGTGCTAAAAGTAAATCTGAAGTTTTATACATGAAAGATAACATTTTCCTCAGGAATCATAATAATCACTTTTAACAAGTCTTAACCATGTTCATATGAAGCTAGGCTAATCGTGTGTTATtgatctccactccttcaaaaaatcgttaaaaaacgacttcttcataaaagcgtttcaattaaactgtcaatagctcccgactgattcctctcttgcaactgtcattagtctaatactatccttaccttttgtgtccctttaccccactccctctagcatgtaagctcattgagcagggccctcaacccctctgttcctgtgtgtccaacttgtctggttacaactacatgtctgttcgtccacccactgtaaagcgctgcggaacttGACGGCGCTCTAAAAAtatcatgataataataataggtttCTCATAGTGTTTCTCCAGCTGAGGAAATGCCAGTGGATGATGCCTCTGTAGACCTTGTAACTGCATGTGCTGCTGCCCACTGGTTCAATATTGAAGGTTTCTATAAGGAGGTAACAATACATTAAATGTTTTTCAATACATTTGTAATATGTattctgtaaaatgaaaaaaaaaaaatatggcagttctgggccccacattccctctctgtgtgtgtcattatgtctgtctgtctgagtcagtatgcctgtaacagtgtgtctttctgtgtgtctgtgtgagtaccagtatgtatctctgtgtgtgtgtgtgtgtgtgtgtgtgtcagtatgtctgtgtgcaagtatgtctctgtgtgtgtgccaatttgtctgtgtcagccagtatgcctgtgtgtgtcagtatgtctgtctgtctgagtcagtatgcctgtaacaatgtgtctttctgtgtgtgtctgtgtgcctgtcagtgagtgtgtgttttttagtgtgtgccaaatcagcaagtgtgtgtgcctgtcattgattgtctgtttaggtgactgcttccaccccccccccccccccccccccacacacacacacacacacacacactcaatcacatgggaaaggtgtttttactctcctcttggtgcaatgggccacttgactggatttcccCCCCCagacctaaggctgccagccctcccctgcattaaagggacactatagtccccagaaccactgcagcttaatatagtggttctggggactatagcctgtccctgcaggctttttaatgtaaacacacactgtgtgcagcactggcgttagttcatattgCAGACCATATAGGTGGTGCATTGTGATGTCACGTGGGgggagcaatttttttttttttcctaaggcggcaaaaatccttgcatcggCCCTGGCCACCAAATATATGCATCGTACACCAATCGATCAGCAGGCTATATTTGTTATGTATATTTGTCTGTTATGATTTGATGCTGTATCATAGATTCGCATCAAGGTAATATAATGGAAAAAGCAGAACTTGTTATCTCCTTTCTGGCATGGAACTGATTCTACAAACTGTTAAACATGCTAGAGCAAATACATGCATTCATCTCACACAGTCACATTCCATATCCCCTTATTATTGCTATACAATATTTTGGTAATCCGTTTTgattgatttttgttttattaaccgtttcattaattttgtttttcaaaagCAACTTTAGAATTGTTGAATGAAAACCTTGCTTCTGGTGTTCCATTCTAGGTGGATCGGATGCTGAAACCTCGTGGTTGCCTTGCTatttgtacgtatgtttctgacATGGAAGTCCATTACAAAGACAGATCCGAACAGTTGACACAAGTCTTTAAAGAGGTCAGCTGACAACTCCGTATTTTTCTGGTGCAGTATATGgtagtttttcatttttattaaatgtGTTGTGAAAGTTTTAACAGAGGTTATTatgaggggttaaaggaacactatggtcacctaaattactttacctaaataaagcagttttagtgtatagatctttcccctgcaatttcactgctcaattcactgtcatttaggagttaaatcactttgtttctgtttatgcagccctagccacacctcccctggctatgattgacagagcctgcatgaaaaaaaaaaactggtttcacttctctcaatctctaaattgaactttaatcacatacaggaggctcttgcagggtctagcaagctattaacatagcaggggataagaaaatctaaattaaatagaacttgcaataaagaaaggataaactttaaatgactctttacaggaagtgtttaggaaggctgtgcaagtcacatgcagggaggtgtaactagggttcataaacaaagggatttaactcctaaatggcagaggattgagcagtgaggctgcaggggcatgttctatacaccaaaactgcttaatcaagctaaagttgttcaggtgactatagtgtccctttaaataataacgAACATCTGATTTCCATGTTAATGGATAAATCCTACCACCTGTCTCTATCTAATGAAAAGTTGCAACTAACTTAACTACTATGGAAACAAGCCCTTTATTGTTGTTCAAACATTGCGTTTAAGCAGTTATTGAGCTAAAATTACCCTGATTTGTTGCTGCAGCTTCAGGCAGCAGCAAAAAGAGACAACCTATGCTTGGCAGACACCAGGTAAACTTTCAGATTGTCTGAAAACAATTTGAGTACTTACCGTGGGAGATCACCAGGACACTGTAACCGTGgctggttcccctatttaccactagaacgtcttaaagcatagaacttagcagggctaaccatacagatatcttagccataattgtatatagttaatgtaagagatcctctatttaacatatataaataattgagaatacaatataaaataaggattgtcttggaagcaactACTACTTACGGCAGACTGTAGTGATTATGTTACTTATTGTTCCTTTATTGGCTTTTAAGTTTGTTAACCTTTAGGGAGATATGTGGGTTAAATacccattttttttaaacctatcaCTTCCTTCACTTTGATTTTTCCTTATTTAAGGTGCAAGAAAAGTTGTCCCTATATGAAAATGAGAAACTGAGAATTGTGAAAACGGGTTACAAAGAGCTATTTGATGCCATACCTTATGCAGACAAAAAATGGTAAGTCTGATTTTCTTCTATActtgactttatttttttatattttatttttatattttatttcatattttaataaccagaatttttgttttgttttctccagGGTTGAAAATATGAGAACCAAAATGCCAATGTTGTTGTCAGACTTTTTGGGTCTCATACAGACCTTCTCTACGTTCCAAAATTTCCTTAAACGTGAAACCGAGAAAGCTGAGGAATTTATAGTGACAACAGAGAAAAGGTAtatcagtagacatgtgcaaaagTTTGTTTTAAGCTATTAGTCCAAATAAAATTCCCGGTAGTCATCGAACAAACCGATTCCAAATGGTTTTACCTGAGGAGTTGATTTCAATCCATTATTTTCTGTATCGATTTAAAAGGTAATTTATTCAGacaaataaaaaacttaaaaaatgttttgcacatGTCTTATAATAACTGTACAATTTGCAATCGATGTCTCCTTCTCATGGTGCATGATGAATATCTACAGTTATTTTTGTCTGAATATAGTGCTGTTACCATTCTATACACTTTTGATACACGTTTTCATGCTCGTCATTAAAGACCAGCCGTTACGCATTAATACAAACAGTAGATATTTGTGGCTTAACTGGACTTCTGTGGTCCagcccatgtttttttttttgtaaatatatttttattgtcatttttatattCAATGTGAGACTCTCAGGTCTCAATAGCTGTAACATATTCAACATTCAagtcgagactcgcaggtctctttaaGATTGACAGAAACAAAGCACAACATGTGCTATAAAATATAGGTTGGAATTGGAGCACGCAGGCCCCCAACagtggtggacacgcaggtcctaggAGATGTGAACCTTGGTTAGGCTTTTGATAAAACATTCGTGTGTCCCTCTGGGTTTAACTACATATGAGGTTGCCACTGGTAATTGTCATGGTGCTTAGATTCAAAATGGATGTAGCTGCGGTTCATTGGATGAGGGGGTTGGGTAACCAAGTGTGCCAAACATCTCTAAGTCACCGTAGGTGAGCATTATGCGTCTACGTGGCTGCCTGAGCCTTCGTACAGTAATCATACGTGTCTCCGTGCTGTCGGGGCATTTGCCTACGACCTTAATGGGGGATGTGGGAGATGCTAGAGGGGGGGGAaatggggggtagggggggatcctgaagggggagggggtatgGGCACTATGGTAGGTTGGGTAGGTGGGGTGGCGGGGTCAGTCCGTCCCGTCGTGTGAGTCTCCTGCTTCCAGGTGAGTGGTGAAGTCTGTCTGCATGGTGGATacaatccagtgtgtccaggtctccATATATTTCACAGTGGTATTAGTGGCCCCTGAGTGGAGTTCTTCTATagccctgaggtcctccatttggttgaacctcacttggagtattgtattagGGGGGGGTCTGTCCTGTCTCCAATATTGAGGGATGATCTGCTTTGCTACGTTGAGGATCCTAATGGTCAGGGATTTTTTATATCTAGATCTGGGTATTGTCGTGTGGTGTAACAGCATCGCCGCTGGATCCAGCGGTGGTGGTGCATCTGACAGCCTCGACAAGATATCATGAATAGACTTCCAGAATGGTGTAATCTTACGACAGTCCCACCATAGATGTAGTGTGGTGCCTGTagcctctccacatctccaacacaggtcggagtgtgaggggtctatggcatgtagtctgtgtggggtgcggtaccagtggctcaatagtttaaatgccgtctcttgCGTCTTTGAAaaggtggagcagtggtgtgttagatAGCAAATTTTGTCCCATTCTGTCTCTGTAAATGTCCTCCCCAGGATCGTTTCCCATGTTCCCTTAAAGGCAGGAGTCTCTGTGGGGGTCTCTCTCTGTAGCAGTGAGTACAGGATAGAAATGCTGTGGGGAAGGGGGTCTGGTTGGATACAGTAATCCTCGAAGGTGGTCGGTTCCCTAGCGTAGTTCTGTCCTCCGGGCAGTGAGTCGATGTAGTTCGAAAGTTGTTTGCATGAATGTGGGGTGTGTACATTCCGTCAGTTGCGTGAGTGTCTTCCGTCCGTTATGCGTGTGTATGTGGTGTAGTCTGGGGATTGGGTTGTGGATGAGGTCTCTGAAGGCCTTCGGATCCAGCCCAGGTGGGAAGTCCCGGTCATGGACGAGTGGCAGTAAGGGTGAGGGGTGTCGGGTGAGGCCATGTACCCGGGACGCTCTATGCCATACCCGTAGGGTATGTTGTGCCAAAGAGGAGCATCCCCGCCCCAGGCCCCGGAGCACCATGGTAGGGTCGACACCGGCCCTGCTGTCTCCGTCTCTTCCACCGTTTTCCATTGTTTGAGGACGTTAGTCTTGGTCCAGTCTAGGACCCTCCGTAGGTGTCCTGCCGTGTAATATAGATAGAAGTCGGGGATGGCCAAACCCCCCCTCTCCTTAGGTAGAGTGAGGGTCTGGTACTTGAGACGTGGTCTTTTCCCGTTCCATATATATGCGCTAGTCAGCGTGCGTAAggcagtgaaaaatcttttagggATTGTTATAGGGAGTGTCTGGAATAAGTAGAGTAATCGTGGGAgaaggttcattttaattacctgAACCCTTCCCAGCCACGATATATGTGGGTGGGACCACTCGGCTAGTTCCCTTTTGAAAGTGTTCAGCATAGGGGTGAAGTTTTCTCTGTATATGTCTTCTTTCTGTCTAGTTAGCCAAGTACCTAGGTAACGTATTTTgtgttctgcccattggaatgggaagctaGGGCGGATGGGGGTAGTTCTGTTGTCAGGTAAGTCTACATTCAGTATATGggatttggagtagtttattttGAGGTTGGAAATGTGTCCGAATGTCTTGAAGGCTTGCAGAATGTTGGGGAGAGAGATCTCCGGTTTCGTGACGTAAAAGAGgaggtcatccgcgtaggcggccACCTTGTGATGTGTGTCTCTTGTGTGTATGCCCGTTATGtcgtggtgttccctgatggctatcataaagggttcaagggcaaggacgaagagcagtGTCCAGCCCATGTTTAATGTCTGCACACTATGTACATATGCCT is a genomic window of Pelobates fuscus isolate aPelFus1 chromosome 8, aPelFus1.pri, whole genome shotgun sequence containing:
- the LOC134571977 gene encoding putative methyltransferase DDB_G0268948 produces the protein MATRLFEGKTHASYYQKYRFSPPQEVQDLIFNYIGERLSKPYGFAVDVGCGTGQGTKILVPYFEKILGTDISPAQIGEANNANDSPNVTYSVSPAEEMPVDDASVDLVTACAAAHWFNIEGFYKEVDRMLKPRGCLAICTYVSDMEVHYKDRSEQLTQVFKEVQEKLSLYENEKLRIVKTGYKELFDAIPYADKKWVENMRTKMPMLLSDFLGLIQTFSTFQNFLKRETEKAEEFIVTTEKRFLEILGVSSTEIDIEVWLSNVCLLATKPK